From Triticum urartu cultivar G1812 chromosome 2, Tu2.1, whole genome shotgun sequence, a single genomic window includes:
- the LOC125538520 gene encoding sugar transport protein MST1-like — translation MARGGLAPAAGGDRIRGYGGGRVTLSVVVTCLMAASCGLIFGYDIGVSGGVTQMESFLEKFFPEVLKGMKGAKRDAYCKYDNQMLTAFTSSLYIAGVLSSLVASRVTRRVGRQAVMLTGGALFLAGSAVNAAAVNIAMLIIGRMLLGFGVGFTAQAAPLYLAETSPAKWRGAFTSAYHVFLVIGTVAATVANYFTNRIPGWGWRVSLGLAGVPAIVVVLGALFVPDTPSSLVLRGDPDRARAALQRIRGADADVGDEFKDIVLAVEEARRNDEGAFERLRGKGCRHYLVMMVAIPTFFDLTGMIVITVFSPVLFRTVGFDSQKAILGSVILSLVNLFAVVVSTFVVDRAGRRFLFLAGGVAMMLCQVAVAWILADHLGRQHATTMARNYAKGVLVLMCLYTCSFGMSWGPLKWVVPSEIYPVEIRSAGQAMTVSIALSLSFAQTQVFITLLCAMKYAIFIFYAGWVLLMTLFMAALLPETKGVPLEAMRTVWAKHWYWRRFAGDAKQDSQVNCL, via the exons ATGGCGAGAGGAGGTCTCGCCCCGGCGGCCGGCGGCGACCGGATCCGCGGCTACGGCGGCGGCCGCGTGACGCTCTCCGTGGTGGTCAcctgcctcatggccgcctcCTGCGGCCTCATCTTCGGCTACGACATTGGCGTCTCAG GCGGCGTCACGCAAATGGAGTCGTTCCTCGAGAAATTCTTCCCGGAGGTTCTCAAGGGGATGAAGGGCGCCAAGCGCGACGCCTACTGCAAGTACGACAACCAGATGCTCACGGCGTTCACCTCCTCGCTGTACATCGCCGGCGTGCTGTCGTCGCTGGTGGCTAGTAGGGTGACCAGGAGGGTGGGCCGCCAGGCCGTCATGCTCACCGGCGGCGCCCTGTTCCTTGCCGGCTCCGCTGTCAACGCCGCCGCCGTGAACATCGCCATGCTCATCATCGGCCGGATGCTGCTCGGCTTCGGCGTTGGGTTCACAGCGCAG GCGGCTCCGCTGTATCTCGCCGAGACATCGCCAGCCAAGTGGCGCGGCGCCTTCACCAGCGCCTACCACGTCTTCCTCGTCATCGGCACGGTGGCAGCGACCGTCGCCAACTACTTCACCAACCGCATCCCGGGATGGGGCTGGCGGGTCTCCCTCGGCCTGGCCGGCGTGCCGGCCATCGTCGTTGTGCTGGGCGCCCTCTTCGTCCCGGACACTCCCAGCAGCCTCGTCCTCCGCGGAGATCCCGACAGGGCACGCGCGGCGCTCCAGCGCATCCGCGGGGCGGACGCCGACGTGGGCGACGAGTTCAAGGACATCGTCCTCGCCGTGGAGGAGGCTCGCCGGAACGACGAGGGCGCGTTCGAGCGGCTGCGCGGCAAGGGGTGCCGGCACTACCTGGTGATGATGGTGGCCATCCCCACTTTCTTCGACCTCACCGGCATGATCGTCATCACCGTGTTCTCGCCGGTGCTGTTCCGGACCGTGGGGTTCGACAGCCAGAAGGCGATCTTGGGCTCCGTCATACTCAGCCTCGTCAACTTGTTCGCCGTCGTCGTGTCCACCTTCGTCGTGGACCGTGCCGGCCGCAGGTTCTTGTTCCTCGCCGGCGGCGTAGCAATGATGCTCTGCCAGGTGGCGGTGGCGTGGATACTGGCGGATCATCTGGGGAGGCAGCACGCAACGACGATGGCGCGGAACTACGCCAAGGGGGTGCTGGTGCTCATGTGCCTGTACACGTGCAGCTTCGGCATGTCGTGGGGGCCGCTCAAGTGGGTGGTGCCGAGCGAGATCTACCCGGTGGAGATCAGGTCGGCGGGGCAGGCCATGACCGTCTCCATCGCGCTCAGCCTCTCCTTCGCGCAGACGCAGGTGTTCATCACCTTGCTCTGCGCCATGAAGTACGCGATATTCATCTTCTACGCCGGCTGGGTCCTGCTGATGACGCTTTTCATGGCGGCGCTCCTGCCGGAGACCAAAGGCGTGCCGCTGGAGGCCATGAGGACGGTGTGGGCCAAGCATTGGTACTGGAGGAGGTTTGCTGGAGATGCCAAGCAGGACAGCCAGGTCAACTGCCTGTGA